In Mytilus edulis chromosome 13, xbMytEdul2.2, whole genome shotgun sequence, a single window of DNA contains:
- the LOC139500332 gene encoding uncharacterized protein produces the protein MAVSYLKGLCTRYNNLLAKELDKSGDIIAQGIQDESVTTQLRQVLSAERRLKDFAAKLEDSMKEISLILQEKEDKEGEIVKFTKASEIYFKLLDGVTQRLDELKIFEEEIQDKITDTKKTESATDHKVEHLLQLQTQMQEQILQFQQLQLQELQRKSQPSTVSAVKLPKLDLVSYNGDKLKWTEFWDSFEAAVHTNQSLTKIEKLNYLKSKLFGTANSAISGLTLSHENYDVAISILKERFGNVQSVVNKHYSDLINLQSASNQTTHLRRLYDDLERHLRSLDAMHQDVTQDVFISMITSKLPKEVLIQLEIQKGNNERWTVGKLRQFFNNYITAREAAESQSKETHTSPSSEEKQQSKIQSNNSNFQPRKHLSAEALMTIKPFGKNSGSGNSMVCRYCDRHHWSDECRKFSTIEDRKQKIKGSCYTCLKLGHVSRDCKFEKA, from the coding sequence ATGGCAGTCTCATATTTGAAAGGACTCTGTACAAGGTACAATAATTTGTTAGCTAAAGAATTAGATAAAAGTGGAGATATAATAGCACAAGGGATTCAAGATGAAAGTGTGACAACACAATTAAGGCAAGTTTTATCAGCAGAGAGACGATTAAAGGATTTTGCAGCAAAACTTGAAGATAGTATGAAAGAAATTTCACTTATATTACAGGAAAAAGAAGATAAAGAAGGtgaaattgtaaaatttacaaaggcaagtgaaatatattttaaattgcttgACGGTGTAACACAGCGCTTAGACGAATTAAAAATATTCGAGGAAGAAATTCAGGATAAAATTACAGATACTAAGAAAACAGAATCTGCCACGGACCACAAGGTGGAGCATTTATTACAATTACAGACACAAATGCAAGAACAGATATTACAGTTTCAACAGTTACAACTCCAAGAATTACAGAGGAAAAGTCAACCTTCAACAGTAAGTGCAGTTAAACTTCCTAAATTAGACCTAGTTTCGTACAATGGAGATAAGTTAAAATGGACAGAATTTTGGGATTCATTTGAAGCAGCAGTGCACACAAATCAAAGCTTGACAAAAATAGAGAAATTAAATTACTTGAAAAGCAAACTTTTTGGAACAGCTAATTCTGCTATATCTGGCTTAACGCTCTCCCATGAAAATTACGATGTAGCAATTTCAATACTAAAGGAAAGATTTGGAAATGTTCAATCTGTTGTCAACAAGCACTATTCAGATTTAATAAACCTTCAGTCAGCTTCAAATCAAACTACACATTTACGTAGACTTTATGATGACTTGGAACGACACTTACGTAGTTTGGACGCAATGCATCAAGATGTAACCCAAGATGTATTCATCTCAATGATAACATCTAAGCTACCAAAGGAAGTCCTTATTCAACTTGAAATACAGAAAGGTAACAATGAAAGATGGACAGTAGGGAAGTTAAGACAGTTTTTCAATAATTACATAACTGCTAGGGAAGCTGCAGAAAGTCAGTCTAAGGAAACACATACTAGTCCCAGTTCTGAAGAAAAGCAGCAGTCTAAAATCCAGTCGAACAACAGTAATTTTCAACCAAGAAAACACTTATCTGCAGAAGCTCTGATGACAATAAAGCCATTTGGAAAAAACTCAGGCAGTGGAAATTCAATGGTTTGCCGATATTGTGATAGACACCATTGGAGTGATGAGTGCAGAAAGTTCAGTACAATTGAAGACAGGAAGCAGAAAATCAAGGGTAGTTGTTATACATGCTTGAAACTAGGACATGTTAGTAGagactgtaaatttgaaaaagcATGA